The following coding sequences lie in one Myxococcus xanthus genomic window:
- a CDS encoding gas vesicle protein, translated as MNGQATTPEAQQERASVLELLDRVLNKGVVISGDLVISVADVDLIYLGLRLLLTSVETALEVGTLPEHPQRLQ; from the coding sequence ATGAACGGGCAGGCGACGACACCCGAGGCACAGCAGGAGCGCGCCTCGGTGTTGGAGTTGCTGGACCGGGTGCTCAACAAGGGCGTGGTCATCAGCGGTGACCTGGTGATTTCGGTGGCCGACGTGGACCTCATCTACCTGGGCCTGCGGCTGCTGTTGACCTCGGTGGAGACGGCGCTGGAGGTGGGCACCCTTCCCGAACATCCGCAGCGCTTGCAGTGA
- a CDS encoding gas vesicle protein GvpG, with translation MIILDDILMAPARSISWIFRSVHKAVQDEQAKEQTDLRTRLSDLYRELERGEITEEQFDEQESQLLDRLDALKEAQEGAGPATPKTGPGGENR, from the coding sequence TTGATCATCCTGGACGACATCCTGATGGCCCCTGCCCGGAGCATCTCGTGGATCTTCCGCTCGGTGCACAAGGCCGTGCAGGACGAACAGGCCAAGGAGCAGACCGACCTCCGCACCCGCCTGAGCGACCTGTACCGGGAGCTCGAGCGCGGCGAGATCACGGAGGAGCAGTTCGACGAGCAGGAGTCGCAGCTGCTCGACCGCCTGGACGCGTTGAAGGAAGCACAGGAAGGGGCAGGGCCTGCGACTCCTAAAACAGGCCCTGGAGGTGAGAACAGATGA
- a CDS encoding GvpL/GvpF family gas vesicle protein, with protein MPRAKTRHEKSTPEGRYLYAVVPIEVVDSLNLDTPGIQGADVHPVTSGKLAAIVSNIEQQSLRPERKHLSTHSAVLGQVMDQAPMLPVAFGIIAGSEREVRNLLAEHANDFLTQLRAVSGNVEMGLRIRLSAPNAFGYYVNAFPELKAMRDDLYREGEPSREEKIELGKYFVDLLNGFREATADKVLDGIESVARQTVVNEPRNESEVVNLAALVPQKKVDAFNATVEKLGATLPENFQVDVTGPWPPYNFTQLRIHFEEVEEAAQGAP; from the coding sequence ATGCCACGCGCCAAGACTCGACACGAGAAGTCCACCCCGGAGGGACGCTACCTGTACGCGGTGGTTCCGATAGAGGTGGTCGACTCGCTGAACCTCGACACTCCCGGCATCCAGGGGGCAGACGTGCACCCGGTGACGTCCGGAAAGCTGGCGGCCATCGTCAGCAATATCGAGCAGCAGTCGCTTCGGCCGGAGCGTAAACACCTCAGCACCCACAGCGCAGTGCTGGGCCAGGTGATGGACCAGGCGCCGATGCTGCCGGTCGCGTTCGGCATCATTGCCGGCAGCGAACGGGAGGTCCGGAACCTGCTGGCCGAGCACGCGAACGACTTCCTCACGCAACTCCGTGCGGTGAGTGGGAATGTGGAGATGGGCCTTCGGATCCGGCTGAGCGCCCCCAATGCGTTCGGGTACTACGTCAACGCCTTCCCCGAGCTCAAGGCGATGCGGGACGACCTCTACCGCGAGGGGGAACCGTCGCGCGAAGAGAAGATCGAGCTGGGGAAGTACTTCGTCGACCTGCTCAACGGCTTCCGTGAGGCGACCGCCGACAAGGTGCTCGATGGAATCGAGTCCGTGGCCAGGCAGACCGTGGTCAACGAGCCGCGCAATGAGTCGGAGGTGGTGAATCTGGCCGCGCTGGTGCCACAAAAGAAGGTCGACGCCTTCAACGCGACCGTGGAGAAGCTGGGCGCGACGCTGCCCGAGAACTTCCAGGTGGACGTGACCGGCCCCTGGCCGCCGTACAACTTCACCCAGCTGCGAATCCACTTCGAAGAGGTGGAAGAGGCAGCGCAGGGGGCACCTTGA
- the gvpJ gene encoding gas vesicle protein GvpJ, which produces MANVSTSTGTSSTADVIDRILDKGIVVDAWVKVSLVGIEVLSIEARVVIASIETYLKYADAIGLTAAAAAPVAV; this is translated from the coding sequence ATGGCAAACGTCTCAACTTCTACCGGGACGTCCTCGACGGCCGACGTCATCGACCGGATCCTGGACAAGGGAATCGTGGTCGATGCCTGGGTGAAGGTCTCGCTGGTCGGCATCGAGGTGCTCTCTATCGAGGCACGCGTCGTGATCGCTTCGATCGAGACCTACCTCAAGTACGCCGACGCCATCGGCCTCACCGCCGCTGCGGCTGCGCCTGTCGCGGTCTGA
- a CDS encoding GvpL/GvpF family gas vesicle protein, translating to MKSIVYGILDARQAANEALPPGLNQAPLMAVKHGHLAAAISPVAEELASSAGIEQALEYARVVEQLHRRLAVLPMRYGCFVHHPEQVVEFLHRYERPFSDALAQVEGCDEMGLRILFQESDVAEPPAQTGAPTEADAQTRGRAYLDNRRRFYAQQTRVDRAARRVAERAQAAFSGLFVRCTWDHAARPDGQLLSMAFLVERPKLAEFRRAFLRFQKDCPGNVMCSGPWPPYGFVADLAKPAVAALAELEHLQEKG from the coding sequence GTGAAGTCAATCGTGTACGGCATCCTGGACGCACGGCAGGCAGCGAATGAGGCGCTGCCGCCGGGGCTGAACCAGGCGCCGCTGATGGCGGTGAAGCACGGCCACCTGGCTGCGGCCATCTCGCCGGTGGCGGAGGAGCTGGCCTCCTCGGCCGGCATCGAGCAGGCGCTGGAGTACGCCCGGGTGGTCGAGCAGCTGCACCGCCGACTGGCGGTGTTGCCCATGCGCTACGGCTGCTTCGTCCATCACCCCGAACAGGTGGTGGAGTTCCTGCACCGCTACGAGCGGCCGTTCTCGGACGCGCTGGCCCAGGTGGAGGGCTGTGACGAGATGGGTCTGCGCATCCTGTTCCAGGAGTCGGACGTGGCCGAGCCCCCGGCGCAGACAGGGGCGCCCACCGAGGCGGACGCCCAGACCCGCGGACGGGCCTACCTGGACAACCGGCGTCGCTTCTACGCGCAGCAGACACGTGTGGACCGCGCTGCCCGGCGCGTGGCGGAGCGGGCGCAGGCGGCCTTCTCCGGGCTGTTCGTCCGCTGCACCTGGGACCATGCCGCTCGCCCAGACGGGCAGCTGCTCTCCATGGCCTTCCTGGTGGAGCGCCCCAAGCTCGCCGAGTTCCGGCGGGCCTTCCTTCGCTTCCAGAAAGACTGCCCCGGCAATGTGATGTGCAGCGGCCCGTGGCCCCCCTACGGCTTCGTGGCAGACCTGGCAAAGCCTGCCGTCGCAGCCCTCGCCGAGCTGGAGCACCTCCAAGAGAAAGGATGA
- a CDS encoding GvpL/GvpF family gas vesicle protein: MRAHGNPDVQGRRKGQQALYVYGFTRAGAVERFSVPGVSDAADVRTLKLGNLAAICSPLSMEEFLGPEGADHTQDLEWVAPRAVRHERVLEEVMQSSPVLPVSFGAIFSSPRALSEVVDAHRQEISRFLDDIADKEEWAVKVYANAQRLRAHLERAPEFRQRLQHLPETPGARYFHEKKLQRELDERSRNEGQRLAAHIREELAPGAISVKPLRLADRGLSGRQDDMVLNSAFLVHSGQVQRFTQRVQQLAARYQAQGLTVEATGPWPPYSFCPSLEERP; this comes from the coding sequence ATGAGAGCCCACGGCAATCCCGATGTGCAGGGGCGCCGCAAGGGCCAGCAGGCCCTGTACGTCTATGGCTTCACGCGGGCAGGGGCGGTGGAGCGCTTCTCCGTTCCCGGTGTCAGCGACGCCGCCGACGTGCGGACGCTGAAGCTGGGGAACCTTGCCGCCATCTGCAGTCCTCTCTCGATGGAGGAGTTCCTGGGGCCGGAGGGTGCGGACCACACCCAGGACCTTGAGTGGGTGGCCCCCCGGGCGGTCAGGCACGAGCGCGTGCTCGAGGAGGTGATGCAGTCCTCGCCGGTGCTTCCGGTGAGCTTCGGGGCGATCTTCTCCTCACCGCGAGCGCTGTCCGAGGTGGTCGACGCCCACCGGCAGGAGATCTCCAGATTCCTCGACGACATCGCCGACAAGGAGGAATGGGCAGTCAAGGTCTACGCCAACGCCCAGCGCCTGCGCGCTCATCTGGAGCGAGCGCCCGAGTTCCGACAGCGCCTCCAGCACCTCCCCGAGACTCCCGGCGCGCGCTACTTCCACGAGAAGAAGCTGCAGCGCGAGCTCGACGAGCGCAGCCGCAACGAGGGACAGCGCCTGGCGGCCCACATCCGCGAGGAGCTCGCCCCGGGGGCGATCTCGGTGAAACCCCTGCGCCTGGCAGATCGCGGGCTCTCGGGCCGGCAGGACGACATGGTGCTGAACTCCGCGTTCCTGGTGCACTCCGGGCAGGTGCAGCGGTTCACCCAGCGCGTGCAGCAGCTCGCGGCCCGGTACCAGGCGCAGGGGTTGACGGTAGAGGCGACCGGCCCCTGGCCTCCCTACAGCTTCTGCCCCAGCCTGGAGGAGCGGCCGTGA
- a CDS encoding CDC48 family AAA ATPase, protein MTVATRERTQTLRAAESLGKDLGRGLARMDPADMQRLGAQIGDIVTLSGKRRSAARVMPSYPDARGRGILQIDGVTRANTGVQLDEPVKLTLAPARHAEKVVLAPLEFTPAQRDLAYIGTLLDGLPVVKGDRVRALLFGSRTADFRVVETAPVGAVVIHPNTLLEVAKAPEKEKVTHERARTVSYEDVGGLKRELGRIREIVELPLRNPEVFERLGIDAPKGVLLYGPPGCGKTLIARAVANETAAAFFTITGPEIMHKFYGESEAHLRQIFDEAQRRAPAIIFVDEIDAIAPRRENVQGEVEKRVVAQLLSLMDGLAQRRHVIVLAATNIPNVLDPALRRPGRFDREIAISIPDRTSRKEILAIHSRGMPLAEDVDLDHLAAVTHGFVGADLQALCREAAMLCLRRLIPHIDFASAEIPYDELMQVQVTMADFQAALHEVGPSAIREVFVETPDVGWKDVGGLGQLKQRLIEAVEWPLRYPEEFARAKVRPPKGVLLSGPPGCGKTLMAKAAAHESQVNFISVKGPALLNKFVGESERGVREIFQKARQAAPCIIFFDEIDSLVPTRSAGGMDERVTERVVSQFLSEMDGIEELTGVLVLAATNRADLLDPALLRPGRFDLLVDVPLPDREARREIFQVHLRDKPVEKNLDLDVLAARSESFSGADIQAVCNQAAWDAVRHVISGKGKRLVITSESLLKAIRGHKEARRP, encoded by the coding sequence GTGACCGTCGCGACACGGGAACGTACGCAGACGCTGCGTGCCGCCGAGTCCCTCGGCAAGGACCTGGGCCGTGGCCTCGCCCGCATGGACCCCGCCGACATGCAGCGGCTGGGGGCGCAGATCGGCGACATCGTCACGCTGTCCGGCAAGCGCCGCAGCGCGGCCAGGGTGATGCCCTCCTACCCGGACGCCCGGGGGCGCGGAATCCTCCAGATTGACGGTGTGACCCGGGCCAACACCGGGGTGCAGTTGGACGAGCCGGTGAAGCTGACCCTGGCCCCCGCCCGACACGCCGAGAAGGTCGTGCTGGCGCCCCTGGAGTTCACCCCCGCGCAGCGCGACCTGGCCTACATCGGCACGCTGCTGGACGGACTGCCGGTGGTGAAGGGAGACCGGGTCCGGGCACTGCTGTTCGGCAGCCGCACGGCCGACTTCCGCGTCGTCGAGACCGCTCCTGTGGGGGCGGTGGTGATTCACCCCAACACCCTGTTGGAGGTCGCCAAGGCGCCGGAGAAGGAGAAGGTGACGCACGAGCGGGCGCGCACCGTCAGCTACGAGGACGTGGGTGGGCTGAAGCGGGAGCTGGGCCGCATCCGCGAGATCGTGGAGCTGCCGCTGCGGAATCCGGAGGTGTTCGAGCGGCTCGGGATCGACGCCCCCAAGGGGGTGCTGCTGTATGGCCCGCCGGGCTGCGGCAAGACGCTGATCGCCCGGGCGGTGGCCAACGAGACGGCGGCGGCGTTCTTCACCATCACCGGCCCGGAGATCATGCACAAGTTCTACGGAGAGAGTGAGGCCCACCTCCGGCAGATATTCGACGAGGCCCAGCGCAGGGCCCCGGCCATCATCTTCGTGGACGAGATAGACGCCATCGCTCCCCGGCGCGAGAACGTGCAGGGCGAGGTGGAGAAGCGCGTGGTGGCGCAGCTGCTGTCGCTGATGGACGGCCTGGCCCAACGCCGGCACGTCATCGTGCTGGCTGCCACCAACATCCCCAATGTGCTGGACCCGGCGCTGCGCCGCCCGGGGCGGTTCGACCGCGAGATCGCCATCTCCATCCCCGACCGCACGTCGCGCAAGGAGATCCTCGCCATCCACAGCCGGGGCATGCCGCTGGCAGAGGACGTGGACCTGGACCATCTGGCGGCCGTGACGCATGGCTTCGTAGGCGCAGACCTCCAGGCCCTGTGCCGCGAGGCGGCGATGCTCTGCCTGCGCCGGCTGATTCCCCACATCGACTTCGCCTCGGCCGAGATTCCCTACGACGAGCTGATGCAGGTCCAGGTGACGATGGCCGACTTCCAGGCGGCGCTGCACGAGGTGGGGCCATCGGCAATCCGCGAGGTGTTCGTGGAGACCCCAGACGTGGGCTGGAAGGACGTGGGCGGACTGGGGCAGCTCAAGCAGCGGCTCATCGAGGCGGTGGAGTGGCCGCTCCGGTACCCCGAGGAGTTCGCGCGGGCCAAGGTCCGCCCCCCCAAGGGCGTGCTGCTGAGCGGCCCTCCCGGCTGCGGCAAGACGCTGATGGCCAAGGCCGCCGCCCACGAGAGCCAGGTCAACTTCATCTCGGTCAAGGGCCCGGCGCTGCTCAACAAGTTCGTGGGGGAGTCCGAGAGGGGGGTGCGCGAGATCTTCCAGAAGGCCCGTCAGGCGGCCCCCTGCATCATCTTCTTCGATGAGATCGACTCGCTCGTGCCGACGCGCTCCGCCGGGGGGATGGACGAGCGCGTCACAGAGAGGGTCGTCAGCCAGTTCCTGTCCGAGATGGATGGCATCGAGGAGCTGACCGGCGTGCTGGTGCTCGCGGCCACCAACCGCGCGGACCTGCTCGACCCTGCGCTGCTGCGCCCGGGACGCTTCGACCTGCTCGTCGACGTGCCTCTGCCGGACCGCGAGGCGCGGCGCGAAATCTTCCAGGTCCACCTGCGCGACAAGCCGGTGGAGAAAAACCTCGACCTGGACGTGCTCGCTGCACGCAGCGAGTCCTTCTCCGGCGCCGACATCCAGGCCGTGTGCAACCAGGCCGCCTGGGATGCCGTGCGTCACGTCATCAGCGGCAAGGGAAAGCGCCTCGTCATCACATCCGAGAGCCTGCTCAAGGCGATCCGTGGGCACAAGGAGGCACGCCGGCCATGA
- the hsp20 gene encoding archaeal heat shock protein Hsp20, translated as MAEKTGISGGGFLEGITTLVTKLAELAEKGEQLQRSGEFGASDKGHRGVYGFNVRIGGGAPGQPSGIPRVEPFGNIRQDHQTGKAVVHPIREPLVDVFEEGPDVLVVAELPGVDRKDITLELREDILTLHAEHGALKYHKEVLLPRRFTRRQMHTSCRNGVLEIRLTAQEESHS; from the coding sequence ATGGCAGAGAAGACCGGCATCAGCGGTGGAGGGTTCCTCGAAGGAATCACCACCCTCGTCACGAAACTGGCGGAGCTCGCGGAGAAGGGCGAACAGCTCCAACGCTCCGGAGAATTCGGAGCCTCCGACAAGGGGCACAGGGGCGTCTATGGCTTCAACGTGCGGATCGGAGGAGGCGCCCCCGGTCAACCGAGCGGCATTCCGCGCGTGGAGCCCTTCGGGAACATCCGCCAGGATCACCAGACCGGCAAGGCGGTCGTCCACCCCATCCGCGAGCCCCTGGTGGATGTCTTCGAGGAGGGGCCGGACGTGCTGGTGGTGGCCGAGCTGCCAGGTGTCGACCGCAAGGACATCACGCTGGAGCTCCGCGAAGACATCCTGACCCTGCATGCCGAGCACGGGGCGCTCAAGTACCACAAGGAGGTCCTGCTCCCCAGGCGCTTCACCCGCCGGCAGATGCACACCAGCTGCCGCAACGGCGTCCTCGAGATCCGCCTCACCGCCCAGGAGGAGAGCCACTCGTGA